The following are encoded together in the Limanda limanda chromosome 12, fLimLim1.1, whole genome shotgun sequence genome:
- the rock2a gene encoding rho-associated protein kinase 2 isoform X2: MSLGAERRMEPRLKKLEGMIRDPRCSVNLESLLDSMNALVLDLDYPALRKNKNIDTFLNRYEKEIGQIRDLQMKSEDFDRVKVIGRGAFGEVHLVRHKVSQKVYAMKLLSKFEMIKRSDSAFFWEERDIMAFANSPWVVQLCCAFQDEHYLYMVMEYMPGGDLVNLTSTYDVPEKWAKFYTAEVVMALDAIHSMGFIHRDVKPDNMLLDGHGHLKLADFGTCMKMDATGMVHCDTAVGTPDYISPEVLKSQGGDGYYGRECDWWSVGVFIFEMLVGDTPFYADSLVGTYSKIMDHKNSLNFPDDVEISKDAKNIICAFLTDREVRLGRNGVEEIKRHPFFKNDQWTFDTIRDTVAPVVPELSSDIDTSNFDEIEDDKGDVETFPTPKAFVGNQLPFVGFTYFKEDQLLNASNNSSVAHETSKGESVALQKKLRHLEVQLNNEKQVKDELDHKFRVATSRLDKISKEHDDEVSGRKNLESSLRQLEREKALLQHKSLESHRKAESEADRKRCLENEVNSLRDQLDDMKRRNQNSHISNETNIHLQKQLEEANTLLRAESEAATRLRKAQTENSKQLQQLEANVRELQDKGCVLERSKLSLEKECISLQAALETERREHSQGSETISDLMGRISGLEDEARQQRQNLSKTESEKRQLQEKLTDLEKEKSNKEIDLTYKLKVLQQELEQEGTSHKATRAMLADKSKIKVTIEGAKSESMKEMEQKLAEERSAKLRLENRILELEKHSSMMDCDYKQALQKLDELRRHKDRLTEEVKNLTLKIEQETQKRTLTQNDLKSQNQQLNALKTSEKQLKQESNHLLDIKRSLEKQNQELRKERQDTDGQMKELQDQLEAEQYFSTLYKTQVRELKEDCEERNKLHKDVQQSVQEFQEERDSLAAQLEITLTKADSEQLARSIAEEQYSDLEKEKIMKELELKEMMARHRQELGEKDITISSLEEANRTLTSDVANLANEKNEMNNKLTEAIEESDKAKDWEHLICQNKNMFEKQLQSERTLKTQAVNKLAEIMNRKEVRGGGSRRGNDTDMRRKEKENRKLQLELRSEKEKLNSTIIKYQREINEVQAQLADESQMRIELQMALDSKDSDIEQLRNLLQSLSVQSMDSASVSSGPEFDTDDAYGESRLEGWLSLPVRNNTKKFGWVKKYVVVSSKKILFYNSEQDREQSIPYMVLDIDKLFHVRPVTQTDVYRADAKEIPRIFQILYANEGECKKEPEFPVEPLPIGEKSSYICHKGHEFIPTLYHFPTNCEACTKPLWNMFKPPPALECRRCHIKCHKDHMDKKEEIIAPCKVNYDVSTAKNLLLLAVTQEEQQKWVSRLVKKIPKKPPPPEQFARSSPRASMKVQPSQSMRRPSRQLPTSKSSPRRSNGLKTSRGESNTGHWYK; this comes from the exons GACTCCATGAACGCCCTGGTCTTAGACTTGGACTATCCAGCACTACGcaagaacaaaaacattgaTACCTTCTTAAACAGAT ATGAGAAAGAAATAGGACAAATTCGTGACCTCCAGATGAAGTCTGAAGACTTTGACAGAGTTAAAGTCATTGGTCGAGGGGCGTTTGGTGAAGTCCATCTG GTCAGACATAAAGTCTCTCAGAAGGTTTATGCCATGAAGCTGCTGAGCAAGTTTGAGATGATCAAGCGCTCAGACTCCGCCTTTTTTTGGGAGGAGAGGGACATAATGGCGTTCGCCAACAGTCCATGGGTTGTGCAG TTGTGCTGTGCCTTCCAAGATGAGCACTACCTCTACATGGTGATGGAGTACATGCCAGGGGGGGACTTGGTCAATCTCACCAGCACCTACGACGTGCCAGAGAAGTGGGCCAAGTTCTACACAGCGGAGGTGGTGATGGCCCTGGATGCCATTCACTCAATGGGCTTCATCCACCGTGACGTCAAGCCGGACAACATGCTGCTAGATGGACACGGACACCTCAAGCTGGCCGACTTTGGGACGTGCATGAAGATGGACGCT ACCGGCATGGTGCACTGTGACACAGCAGTCGGGACTCCAGACTACATCTCTCCTGAGGTGCTCAAGTCCCAGGGTGGAGATGGTTATTATGGGAGAGAATGCGACTGGTGGTCTGTTGGGGTCTTCATCTTCGAGATGCTGGTTG GTGACACACCGTTCTACGCTGACTCTCTGGTGGGAACGTACAGTAAGATCATGGACCATAAGAACTCTTTAAACTTCCCTGATGATGTGGAGATCTCCAAAGACGCCAAGAATATCATATGCGCCTTCTTGACTGACAG GGAGGTGCGATTGGGCAGGAACGGCGTGGAGGAAATCAAGCGACACCCTTTCTTCAAGAACGACCAGTGGACCTTTGACACCATCAGAGACA cggTTGCTCCTGTGGtcccagagctgagcagtgacATAGACACCAGCAACTTTGATGAGATTGAAGATGACAAAGGCGATGTAGAAACTTTTCCCACACCTAAAGCCTTTGTTGGAAATCAGTTACCCTTTGTTGGCTTTACCTACTTCAAAGAAGATCA ATTACTAAATGCCTCCAACAATTCCTCAGTGGCCCACGAGACTTCGAAAGGAGAG tcgGTAGCATTGCAGAAGAAACTTCGCCACCTCGAGGTTCAGCTGAATAATGAAAAGCAGGTCAAAGACGAACTGGATCACAAATTCAG AGTTGCCACCAGTCGTCTGGACAAAATCTCTAAAGAACATGACGACGAG GTGAGCGGGAGAAAGAACCTGGAGTCGAGTCTGaggcagctggagagagaaaaggccCTGCTGCAGCACAAGAGCCTGGAGAGTCACCGAAAGGCCGAGAGCGAGGCGGACAGGAAACGCTGCCTGGAGAATGAAG TCAACAGCCTACGAGATCAGCTGGACGACATGAAGAGAAGAAACCAGAATTCACACATTTCCAATGAGACGAACATCCACCTACAGAAACAG CTGGAAGAGGCCAACACGCTGCTGCGGGCCGAGTCCGAGGCGGCGACGAGGCTCCGTAAAGCCCAGACGGAGAACAgcaagcagctgcagcagctggaggctAACGTACGCGAGCTGCAGGACAAAGGCTGCGTGCTGGAGCGCAGCAAGCTGAGTCTGGAGAAGGAATGCATCAGCCTGCAGGCGGCTCTGGAGACGGAGAGGAGGGAGCACAGCCAGGGCTCCGAGACCATCAGTGACCTCATGG GACGAATCTCTGGTCTGGAGGATGAGGCTCGTCAGCAGAGACAGAATCTGTCCAAAACTGAGTCTGAGAAGAGGCAACTTCAGGAGAAACTCACTGATCTGGAGAAG GAGAAGAGCAACAAAGAGATTGATTTGACCTACAAGCTAAaggtgctgcagcaggagctggagcaggaggggACGTCTCATAAGGCCACCAGGGCAATGCTGGCCGACAAGAGCAAGATCAAAGTTACCATCGAAGGAGCCAAGTCAGAGTCCATGAAGG AGATGGAGCAGAAGCTGGCGGAGGAGCGATCAGCCAAACTGCGTCTGGAAAACAGAatcctggagctggagaaacacagcagcatGATGGACTGTGACTATAAACAGGCTTTACAGAAACTAGATGAGCTGCGAAGACATAAAGACCGTCTCACTGAGGAG GTAAAGAATTTGACCCTGAAGATCGAGCAGGAAACCCAGAAGAGAACCCTGACTCAGAACGACTTGAAGTCTCAGAACCAGCAGCTGAATGCTCTGAAAACCTCAGAGAAACAGCTCAAACAGGAGTCCAACCACCTGCTGGACATTAAACGCAGTTTGGAGAAACAGAACCAAGAGCTGCGCAA AGAACGACAGGACACGGACGGGCAAATGAAGGAGTTACAGGACCAGTTAGAAGCCGAACAGTATTTTTCT ACATTGTATAAGACCCAGGTGCGTGAACTGAAGGAAGATTGTGAAGAGAGGAACAAACTCCACAAAGATGTCCAGCAGTCTGTGCAAGAGTTTCAAGAGGAGAG GGACTCGTTGGCGGCTCAGCTTGAGATCACTCTGACAAAAGCGGACTCAGAGCAACTGGCGCGCTCCATCGCCGAGGAGCAGTACTCCGACCTGGAGAAGGAGAAAATAATGAAGGAGCTGGAACTGAAGGAAATGATGGCCCGGCATCGTCAAGAGCTCGGCGAGAAGGACATCACCATCAGTTCG TTGGAGGAGGCCAATCGCACCCTGACCAGTGACGTCGCCAACCTCGCTAACGAGAAGAACGAGATGAACAACAAACTGACGGAGGCAATAGAAG AGTCAGATAAGGCAAAAGACTGGGAGCACCTGATCTGCCAGAATAAGAACATGTttgagaagcagctgcagtctgaGAGGACGCTGAAAACTCAG GCCGTCAACAAGCTGGCAGAGATCATGAATAGGAAGGAGGTCCGTGGTGGAGGCAGTCGCCGTGGTAATGACACAGACATGCGGcgaaaggagaaggagaacaggaagctgcagctggagctgaGGTCGGAGAAGGAGAAGCTCAACAGCACCATCATCAAATACCAGAGAGAGATCAATGAGGTGCAAGCG CAACTGGCCGATGAGAGCCAGATGCGTATCGAGCTGCAGATGGCCCTGGACAGTAAGGACAGCGATATCGAGCAGCTGCGGAACCTCCTGCAGTCACTCAGTGTTCAATCAATGGACTCCGCCAGTGTCAGCAGTGGACCGGAGTTTGATACTGATGATGCATACGGAG AATCGAGACTTGAAGGTtggctctctctccctgtgagAAACAACACCAAGAAGTTTGGATGGGTGAAAAAG TACGTTGTCGTGAGCAGCAAGAAGATTCTCTTCTACAACAGCGAGCAGGACCGAGAGCAGTCCATCCCCTACATGGTGCTGGATATAGA CAAACTCTTCCATGTGAGGCCTGTCACTCAAACCGATGTGTACCGTGCAGACGCCAAAGAGATCCCCAGGATATTCCAG ATTCTTTACGCCAATGAAGGGGAGTGCAAAAAGGAGCCCGAGTTTCCTGTGGAGCCGCTGCCCATCGGAGAGAAGTCCAGCTACATCTGCCACAAGGGCCACGAGTTCATCCCCACGCTCTACCACTTCCCCACCAACTGCGAGGCGTGCACCAAGCCGCTGTGGAACATGTTCAAGCCGCCTCCTGCTCTGGAGTGCCGGCGCTGCCACATCAAGTGCCACAAAGACCACATGGACAAGAAGGAGGAGATCATTGCTCCCTGCAAAG TAAACTACGATGTGTCAACGGCcaaaaacctgctgctgctcgccgTGAcccaggaggagcagcagaagtgGGTGAGCCGGCTGGTCAAGAAGATTCCCAAGAAGCCTCCGCCGCCAGAGCAGTTTGCACGCTCCTCGCCACGCGCCTCCATGAAGGTGCAGCCCAGCCAGTCCATGAGGAGGCCCAGTCGACAGCTCCCCACCAGCAAGAGCA GCCCTCGCAGGTCAAACGGCTTGAAAACGAGCCGAGGAGAATCCAACACTGGACACTGGTACAAATGA
- the rock2a gene encoding rho-associated protein kinase 2 isoform X1 gives MSLGAERRMEPRLKKLEGMIRDPRCSVNLESLLDSMNALVLDLDYPALRKNKNIDTFLNRYEKEIGQIRDLQMKSEDFDRVKVIGRGAFGEVHLVRHKVSQKVYAMKLLSKFEMIKRSDSAFFWEERDIMAFANSPWVVQLCCAFQDEHYLYMVMEYMPGGDLVNLTSTYDVPEKWAKFYTAEVVMALDAIHSMGFIHRDVKPDNMLLDGHGHLKLADFGTCMKMDATGMVHCDTAVGTPDYISPEVLKSQGGDGYYGRECDWWSVGVFIFEMLVGDTPFYADSLVGTYSKIMDHKNSLNFPDDVEISKDAKNIICAFLTDREVRLGRNGVEEIKRHPFFKNDQWTFDTIRDTVAPVVPELSSDIDTSNFDEIEDDKGDVETFPTPKAFVGNQLPFVGFTYFKEDQLLNASNNSSVAHETSKGESVALQKKLRHLEVQLNNEKQVKDELDHKFRVATSRLDKISKEHDDEVSGRKNLESSLRQLEREKALLQHKSLESHRKAESEADRKRCLENEVNSLRDQLDDMKRRNQNSHISNETNIHLQKQLEEANTLLRAESEAATRLRKAQTENSKQLQQLEANVRELQDKGCVLERSKLSLEKECISLQAALETERREHSQGSETISDLMGRISGLEDEARQQRQNLSKTESEKRQLQEKLTDLEKEKSNKEIDLTYKLKVLQQELEQEGTSHKATRAMLADKSKIKVTIEGAKSESMKEMEQKLAEERSAKLRLENRILELEKHSSMMDCDYKQALQKLDELRRHKDRLTEEVKNLTLKIEQETQKRTLTQNDLKSQNQQLNALKTSEKQLKQESNHLLDIKRSLEKQNQELRKERQDTDGQMKELQDQLEAEQYFSTLYKTQVRELKEDCEERNKLHKDVQQSVQEFQEERDSLAAQLEITLTKADSEQLARSIAEEQYSDLEKEKIMKELELKEMMARHRQELGEKDITISSLEEANRTLTSDVANLANEKNEMNNKLTEAIEESDKAKDWEHLICQNKNMFEKQLQSERTLKTQAVNKLAEIMNRKEVRGGGSRRGNDTDMRRKEKENRKLQLELRSEKEKLNSTIIKYQREINEVQAQLADESQMRIELQMALDSKDSDIEQLRNLLQSLSVQSMDSASVSSGPEFDTDDAYGESRLEGWLSLPVRNNTKKFGWVKKYVVVSSKKILFYNSEQDREQSIPYMVLDIDKLFHVRPVTQTDVYRADAKEIPRIFQILYANEGECKKEPEFPVEPLPIGEKSSYICHKGHEFIPTLYHFPTNCEACTKPLWNMFKPPPALECRRCHIKCHKDHMDKKEEIIAPCKVNYDVSTAKNLLLLAVTQEEQQKWVSRLVKKIPKKPPPPEQFARSSPRASMKVQPSQSMRRPSRQLPTSKSS, from the exons GACTCCATGAACGCCCTGGTCTTAGACTTGGACTATCCAGCACTACGcaagaacaaaaacattgaTACCTTCTTAAACAGAT ATGAGAAAGAAATAGGACAAATTCGTGACCTCCAGATGAAGTCTGAAGACTTTGACAGAGTTAAAGTCATTGGTCGAGGGGCGTTTGGTGAAGTCCATCTG GTCAGACATAAAGTCTCTCAGAAGGTTTATGCCATGAAGCTGCTGAGCAAGTTTGAGATGATCAAGCGCTCAGACTCCGCCTTTTTTTGGGAGGAGAGGGACATAATGGCGTTCGCCAACAGTCCATGGGTTGTGCAG TTGTGCTGTGCCTTCCAAGATGAGCACTACCTCTACATGGTGATGGAGTACATGCCAGGGGGGGACTTGGTCAATCTCACCAGCACCTACGACGTGCCAGAGAAGTGGGCCAAGTTCTACACAGCGGAGGTGGTGATGGCCCTGGATGCCATTCACTCAATGGGCTTCATCCACCGTGACGTCAAGCCGGACAACATGCTGCTAGATGGACACGGACACCTCAAGCTGGCCGACTTTGGGACGTGCATGAAGATGGACGCT ACCGGCATGGTGCACTGTGACACAGCAGTCGGGACTCCAGACTACATCTCTCCTGAGGTGCTCAAGTCCCAGGGTGGAGATGGTTATTATGGGAGAGAATGCGACTGGTGGTCTGTTGGGGTCTTCATCTTCGAGATGCTGGTTG GTGACACACCGTTCTACGCTGACTCTCTGGTGGGAACGTACAGTAAGATCATGGACCATAAGAACTCTTTAAACTTCCCTGATGATGTGGAGATCTCCAAAGACGCCAAGAATATCATATGCGCCTTCTTGACTGACAG GGAGGTGCGATTGGGCAGGAACGGCGTGGAGGAAATCAAGCGACACCCTTTCTTCAAGAACGACCAGTGGACCTTTGACACCATCAGAGACA cggTTGCTCCTGTGGtcccagagctgagcagtgacATAGACACCAGCAACTTTGATGAGATTGAAGATGACAAAGGCGATGTAGAAACTTTTCCCACACCTAAAGCCTTTGTTGGAAATCAGTTACCCTTTGTTGGCTTTACCTACTTCAAAGAAGATCA ATTACTAAATGCCTCCAACAATTCCTCAGTGGCCCACGAGACTTCGAAAGGAGAG tcgGTAGCATTGCAGAAGAAACTTCGCCACCTCGAGGTTCAGCTGAATAATGAAAAGCAGGTCAAAGACGAACTGGATCACAAATTCAG AGTTGCCACCAGTCGTCTGGACAAAATCTCTAAAGAACATGACGACGAG GTGAGCGGGAGAAAGAACCTGGAGTCGAGTCTGaggcagctggagagagaaaaggccCTGCTGCAGCACAAGAGCCTGGAGAGTCACCGAAAGGCCGAGAGCGAGGCGGACAGGAAACGCTGCCTGGAGAATGAAG TCAACAGCCTACGAGATCAGCTGGACGACATGAAGAGAAGAAACCAGAATTCACACATTTCCAATGAGACGAACATCCACCTACAGAAACAG CTGGAAGAGGCCAACACGCTGCTGCGGGCCGAGTCCGAGGCGGCGACGAGGCTCCGTAAAGCCCAGACGGAGAACAgcaagcagctgcagcagctggaggctAACGTACGCGAGCTGCAGGACAAAGGCTGCGTGCTGGAGCGCAGCAAGCTGAGTCTGGAGAAGGAATGCATCAGCCTGCAGGCGGCTCTGGAGACGGAGAGGAGGGAGCACAGCCAGGGCTCCGAGACCATCAGTGACCTCATGG GACGAATCTCTGGTCTGGAGGATGAGGCTCGTCAGCAGAGACAGAATCTGTCCAAAACTGAGTCTGAGAAGAGGCAACTTCAGGAGAAACTCACTGATCTGGAGAAG GAGAAGAGCAACAAAGAGATTGATTTGACCTACAAGCTAAaggtgctgcagcaggagctggagcaggaggggACGTCTCATAAGGCCACCAGGGCAATGCTGGCCGACAAGAGCAAGATCAAAGTTACCATCGAAGGAGCCAAGTCAGAGTCCATGAAGG AGATGGAGCAGAAGCTGGCGGAGGAGCGATCAGCCAAACTGCGTCTGGAAAACAGAatcctggagctggagaaacacagcagcatGATGGACTGTGACTATAAACAGGCTTTACAGAAACTAGATGAGCTGCGAAGACATAAAGACCGTCTCACTGAGGAG GTAAAGAATTTGACCCTGAAGATCGAGCAGGAAACCCAGAAGAGAACCCTGACTCAGAACGACTTGAAGTCTCAGAACCAGCAGCTGAATGCTCTGAAAACCTCAGAGAAACAGCTCAAACAGGAGTCCAACCACCTGCTGGACATTAAACGCAGTTTGGAGAAACAGAACCAAGAGCTGCGCAA AGAACGACAGGACACGGACGGGCAAATGAAGGAGTTACAGGACCAGTTAGAAGCCGAACAGTATTTTTCT ACATTGTATAAGACCCAGGTGCGTGAACTGAAGGAAGATTGTGAAGAGAGGAACAAACTCCACAAAGATGTCCAGCAGTCTGTGCAAGAGTTTCAAGAGGAGAG GGACTCGTTGGCGGCTCAGCTTGAGATCACTCTGACAAAAGCGGACTCAGAGCAACTGGCGCGCTCCATCGCCGAGGAGCAGTACTCCGACCTGGAGAAGGAGAAAATAATGAAGGAGCTGGAACTGAAGGAAATGATGGCCCGGCATCGTCAAGAGCTCGGCGAGAAGGACATCACCATCAGTTCG TTGGAGGAGGCCAATCGCACCCTGACCAGTGACGTCGCCAACCTCGCTAACGAGAAGAACGAGATGAACAACAAACTGACGGAGGCAATAGAAG AGTCAGATAAGGCAAAAGACTGGGAGCACCTGATCTGCCAGAATAAGAACATGTttgagaagcagctgcagtctgaGAGGACGCTGAAAACTCAG GCCGTCAACAAGCTGGCAGAGATCATGAATAGGAAGGAGGTCCGTGGTGGAGGCAGTCGCCGTGGTAATGACACAGACATGCGGcgaaaggagaaggagaacaggaagctgcagctggagctgaGGTCGGAGAAGGAGAAGCTCAACAGCACCATCATCAAATACCAGAGAGAGATCAATGAGGTGCAAGCG CAACTGGCCGATGAGAGCCAGATGCGTATCGAGCTGCAGATGGCCCTGGACAGTAAGGACAGCGATATCGAGCAGCTGCGGAACCTCCTGCAGTCACTCAGTGTTCAATCAATGGACTCCGCCAGTGTCAGCAGTGGACCGGAGTTTGATACTGATGATGCATACGGAG AATCGAGACTTGAAGGTtggctctctctccctgtgagAAACAACACCAAGAAGTTTGGATGGGTGAAAAAG TACGTTGTCGTGAGCAGCAAGAAGATTCTCTTCTACAACAGCGAGCAGGACCGAGAGCAGTCCATCCCCTACATGGTGCTGGATATAGA CAAACTCTTCCATGTGAGGCCTGTCACTCAAACCGATGTGTACCGTGCAGACGCCAAAGAGATCCCCAGGATATTCCAG ATTCTTTACGCCAATGAAGGGGAGTGCAAAAAGGAGCCCGAGTTTCCTGTGGAGCCGCTGCCCATCGGAGAGAAGTCCAGCTACATCTGCCACAAGGGCCACGAGTTCATCCCCACGCTCTACCACTTCCCCACCAACTGCGAGGCGTGCACCAAGCCGCTGTGGAACATGTTCAAGCCGCCTCCTGCTCTGGAGTGCCGGCGCTGCCACATCAAGTGCCACAAAGACCACATGGACAAGAAGGAGGAGATCATTGCTCCCTGCAAAG TAAACTACGATGTGTCAACGGCcaaaaacctgctgctgctcgccgTGAcccaggaggagcagcagaagtgGGTGAGCCGGCTGGTCAAGAAGATTCCCAAGAAGCCTCCGCCGCCAGAGCAGTTTGCACGCTCCTCGCCACGCGCCTCCATGAAGGTGCAGCCCAGCCAGTCCATGAGGAGGCCCAGTCGACAGCTCCCCACCAGCAAGAGCAG TTAA